Proteins found in one Acidobacteriota bacterium genomic segment:
- a CDS encoding NAD-dependent epimerase/dehydratase family protein → MRIIISGSSGLIGSALVPVLEAAGHQVVRLVRTATDEASHQISWNPTVGNLHPDVVEGVDAVINLNGRSIAGGRWNPTIKEDLRASRLDPTTTLANAIRQAERPPSLLINASAVGFYGDRGEESLD, encoded by the coding sequence ATGAGAATTATCATTTCCGGTTCAAGTGGGCTGATCGGATCGGCGCTCGTCCCAGTCCTCGAGGCGGCGGGCCACCAAGTGGTGCGGCTGGTTCGTACCGCGACCGACGAAGCGTCCCACCAGATCTCCTGGAACCCGACCGTGGGTAATCTACACCCAGATGTGGTCGAAGGGGTCGACGCAGTCATCAACCTCAACGGACGCTCGATCGCCGGGGGCCGCTGGAACCCGACAATCAAGGAGGATCTCAGAGCGAGCCGGCTCGACCCAACCACAACGCTGGCCAACGCTATTCGGCAGGCGGAGCGGCCGCCCTCCCTGCTCATCAATGCATCCGCGGTCGGTTTCTACGGAGATCGTGGAGAGGAGTCTCTCGACGA
- a CDS encoding ferritin family protein: MSQEIDFNQLSLRDTLDLAISIEEEAKERYDDFAEQMDAHHTQETGKFFRFMAANEVKHAEKLAAQRKELFGDEQSTADTSLIYNIEAPEFDAARAFMSVRAALDVAMESEVKAYEFYDSALAKISDADVRELFLALRDEEARHQDMIRETMAKIPEDDGFDPDDFVDEPAAQ; the protein is encoded by the coding sequence ATGAGCCAGGAAATCGATTTCAATCAACTTTCACTCCGCGACACCCTCGACCTCGCCATCTCGATTGAAGAGGAGGCCAAGGAACGTTACGACGACTTCGCCGAGCAGATGGACGCACATCACACCCAGGAAACGGGAAAGTTCTTCAGATTCATGGCCGCGAACGAGGTCAAACATGCCGAGAAACTCGCGGCACAACGAAAGGAGCTCTTCGGCGACGAGCAGAGCACGGCAGACACCTCGTTGATCTACAACATCGAAGCGCCCGAGTTTGACGCTGCGCGCGCGTTCATGTCGGTGCGGGCGGCACTCGACGTCGCGATGGAGTCGGAGGTCAAGGCTTACGAGTTCTATGACTCTGCCCTGGCAAAAATCTCCGACGCGGACGTCAGGGAGCTCTTCCTCGCCCTCCGCGACGAGGAGGCGCGCCACCAGGATATGATCCGGGAAACGATGGCCAAAATTCCGGAGGACGACGGCTTCGATCCCGACGACTTCGTGGACGAACCGGCGGCACAGTAG
- a CDS encoding NrsF family protein, producing the protein MSSNSLPASLREAISEDLTPVKPLPAWWMRTIYALVVAAAGLAVIIALFELSLRPDMDQLPMWLTWGCTAVQLVVGVILIGMALREAVPGNRAPTGTASLAVATGVVMQVLVGIATRMHSPGVPLEKGTGFGIGIGCSAHDGALALPALVMTLWLVFRALPLRPSVAGLLGGAGAAVTADAVNHFICPMSDLRHVLVWHTGMILGLMLLGWVTGKVWEWKRFNQD; encoded by the coding sequence GTGAGCAGCAATTCGCTCCCAGCTTCCCTCCGCGAGGCGATCTCGGAGGATCTCACTCCGGTGAAACCTCTGCCCGCATGGTGGATGCGCACGATTTACGCTCTGGTTGTGGCCGCAGCCGGTCTGGCTGTCATCATCGCCTTGTTCGAACTCTCGCTGCGGCCCGACATGGATCAGCTGCCAATGTGGCTGACTTGGGGATGCACCGCGGTACAGCTTGTTGTCGGCGTGATCCTGATCGGCATGGCGCTACGCGAAGCGGTGCCGGGAAACCGCGCACCGACAGGCACCGCCAGCCTTGCCGTCGCCACCGGTGTTGTCATGCAGGTGCTGGTCGGCATCGCCACGCGGATGCACAGTCCGGGTGTGCCCCTCGAGAAGGGTACCGGATTCGGGATCGGGATTGGCTGTTCTGCGCACGACGGCGCGCTCGCCCTCCCGGCTCTCGTGATGACCCTGTGGCTCGTGTTCAGAGCCCTGCCGCTGCGGCCATCGGTGGCGGGCCTCCTCGGAGGTGCCGGTGCCGCCGTCACCGCAGACGCCGTCAACCATTTCATCTGCCCGATGTCCGATCTCCGCCACGTGCTTGTGTGGCACACCGGGATGATACTCGGGTTGATGCTCCTCGGTTGGGTCACAGGGAAGGTGTGGGAGTGGAAACGGTTCAATCAGGACTGA
- a CDS encoding RNA polymerase sigma factor: MKPDRQAEERRLTELMIGYQKGNMDDFEGLYAALKQPLLRYLWTFVRNATVAEDLLQDTFLQIHRARQTYSPPRPVRPWIYAITRHVALMHLRSGRRRKESLADDQLPEVPVLPEMEKLADRATLHRLLAELPRHSQEVLMLHHLLGMSFQEVGQILGIAAGTAKVRSHRAMKALRKELEDHDGGEA; encoded by the coding sequence ATGAAACCCGACCGGCAGGCCGAGGAGCGCAGATTGACCGAGCTCATGATCGGCTACCAGAAAGGGAACATGGATGATTTCGAGGGACTCTACGCCGCTCTCAAGCAACCCCTGCTGCGTTACCTCTGGACGTTCGTTCGTAACGCGACGGTGGCGGAAGATCTGCTCCAGGACACCTTCCTACAGATCCATCGCGCGCGCCAGACGTATTCGCCCCCGCGCCCGGTCAGGCCCTGGATCTACGCCATTACCAGGCATGTTGCGTTGATGCACCTGCGATCAGGACGTCGTCGCAAGGAATCATTGGCCGATGACCAGCTGCCCGAAGTGCCCGTGCTCCCCGAGATGGAAAAGCTCGCCGACCGGGCAACGTTGCACAGGCTCCTCGCGGAGCTGCCTCGTCACTCACAGGAGGTCCTGATGTTGCACCATCTGCTCGGGATGAGCTTTCAGGAGGTCGGCCAGATTCTCGGCATCGCGGCCGGAACGGCCAAGGTGCGCTCACACCGGGCCATGAAAGCCCTTCGAAAGGAACTCGAGGACCATGATGGAGGTGAAGCGTGA
- a CDS encoding A/G-specific adenine glycosylase, protein MVLHSLLEWYRKAARPLPWRREPRDPYHVVVSEFMLQQTQVDRVAPRFNGFVERFPTFQSLAEASEEEVLTEWSGLGYYRRARMLHEMAGQVARRSGGLPRTFRELQELPGIGPYTAAAVASLAFAAAEPVLDGNVMRVGSRVLALDEDPRSTEGRRRLKVWIRGMMEGQHPGEVNEALMELGATVCTSADPRCGDCPIRGDCAAERSGRQTDYPPPRKRRASESLRWVAACVVESEGSWLLQRVDTGPILRGLWLPPLRELDDEADAASEAVQMLPFSVDSTAIVGTPVRHSITHRRIEVIPVFFENPHLEPPAAGWRWIDPKDPGVPTSSLLQKLIEIRSGCSGYPSSDLATSSMTS, encoded by the coding sequence GTGGTTTTGCATTCTCTGCTCGAATGGTATCGAAAGGCTGCGCGTCCGTTGCCATGGAGGCGGGAGCCCCGCGATCCCTACCACGTGGTGGTGAGCGAATTCATGCTCCAGCAGACACAGGTTGACCGGGTCGCACCTCGATTTAATGGCTTCGTCGAGCGATTCCCGACTTTCCAGTCACTCGCGGAGGCATCGGAAGAGGAGGTATTGACCGAGTGGTCAGGGCTCGGGTACTACCGCAGGGCCCGCATGCTGCACGAAATGGCTGGCCAGGTCGCCAGACGCTCCGGGGGATTGCCGCGGACTTTTCGAGAGCTCCAGGAATTGCCGGGCATAGGCCCGTACACCGCCGCCGCGGTTGCATCGCTCGCGTTCGCCGCCGCCGAGCCGGTGCTCGATGGCAATGTCATGAGGGTTGGGTCGCGGGTGTTGGCACTCGATGAGGATCCTCGCTCAACAGAGGGACGCCGCCGCCTCAAGGTGTGGATCCGCGGCATGATGGAGGGACAACACCCAGGGGAGGTCAACGAGGCGCTGATGGAGCTCGGAGCGACCGTCTGCACGTCTGCCGATCCGAGGTGCGGCGATTGTCCAATCCGCGGTGATTGTGCTGCCGAGAGATCCGGTCGGCAAACCGACTATCCTCCACCCCGCAAACGGAGGGCCAGTGAATCACTTCGCTGGGTCGCCGCGTGCGTCGTGGAATCAGAAGGGTCGTGGCTGTTGCAAAGAGTGGACACGGGGCCGATTCTCCGAGGACTCTGGCTGCCGCCGCTCAGGGAGCTGGATGACGAGGCGGATGCGGCAAGCGAGGCGGTGCAGATGCTGCCCTTCTCCGTCGACTCGACCGCGATAGTGGGGACGCCTGTCCGTCACAGCATCACCCACCGCCGGATCGAGGTGATCCCGGTCTTTTTCGAGAACCCCCATTTGGAACCGCCGGCAGCAGGGTGGCGGTGGATTGACCCCAAGGATCCTGGAGTCCCTACCTCATCGCTTCTGCAAAAGCTGATCGAGATCCGGTCGGGTTGCTCGGGCTATCCGTCGAGCGATTTGGCCACCAGCTCGATGACGTCGTAG
- a CDS encoding 4Fe-4S dicluster domain-containing protein — protein MLHHATAGSFLGISGVVWFWVLTILGVGAVVLSLSRRYQLLRSGRPDNRFDRLGERFQHMLVYAFGQKKMFDDPLAGFYHLLIFYGFLAVSLRTLTMVLEGLFAGWELPLLHTPVGNAYLFSKDVFEFLVLIGLAFAVWRRGIQKKDRVIQSWGAWLVIAFIAILMVTDLASEGARIAAGDIEGSYLPISSIVAGLFSNLETASLQTIYGWSWWIHLITLFVFANELPYSKHFHVYTALFNSFFANLQAPGKLPGMDLEDIDEDTTFGISTVTDFTWKQMLDMYTCTECGRCREFCPTTLTHKPLQPVLFLKAVRDQLYSEQSAILGAPGDGSHQSENELVPAIVDPEVIWACTTCRWCERACPLDITYVDKLVEMRRNLVLEKAEFPEEAQPAFRGYEVNGNPWQLPPEERGNWAQGLEVPLASEAGGDFEYLFFVGSPGSYDDHGKKVSEALVKILRKAGVKIAILGPEEASTGDAPRRLGNEYLFQVLAQQNIETMNGYGIKKIVTNCPHAFNTLAHEYPEFGGDYEVVHGTQLVAELVRAGRVKLTGNLDIDLAFHDPCYLGRTNGEYDAPRFLLNAIPGVRVREAELNRERSMCCGAGGGRMWLEEKIGERINQTRFSQLEASGTSEVAVACPYCFSMLSDAQNELGRESVSTYDVIELVAKSLDG, from the coding sequence ATGCTGCATCACGCCACGGCCGGCTCGTTCCTCGGCATTTCGGGAGTCGTGTGGTTCTGGGTGCTTACCATCCTCGGGGTCGGCGCCGTCGTCCTATCGCTGAGTCGGAGATATCAGCTTCTGAGGTCCGGCAGGCCCGACAATCGATTCGACAGGCTTGGCGAACGGTTCCAGCACATGCTGGTGTACGCCTTCGGCCAGAAGAAGATGTTCGACGACCCGTTGGCGGGCTTTTATCACCTGTTGATCTTCTACGGCTTTCTCGCCGTCAGCCTGCGCACCTTGACCATGGTCCTGGAGGGCCTCTTCGCGGGATGGGAGCTACCGCTCCTGCACACGCCGGTCGGAAATGCGTATCTTTTCTCGAAAGACGTGTTCGAGTTCCTGGTGCTGATCGGCCTGGCATTCGCGGTCTGGCGTCGCGGTATCCAGAAAAAGGACCGCGTGATCCAGAGCTGGGGCGCGTGGCTGGTGATCGCTTTTATCGCGATCCTGATGGTGACCGACCTCGCGTCAGAAGGCGCGCGGATCGCAGCGGGCGACATCGAAGGCTCCTACCTTCCCATCTCGTCCATCGTGGCGGGTCTATTCTCGAATCTCGAAACCGCCAGCCTGCAGACGATCTACGGTTGGAGCTGGTGGATTCATCTGATCACGCTCTTCGTCTTCGCCAATGAGCTACCGTACTCCAAGCACTTCCATGTGTACACGGCGCTCTTCAACTCCTTCTTCGCCAATCTCCAGGCGCCCGGCAAGCTGCCGGGCATGGACCTCGAGGACATCGACGAGGACACGACCTTCGGCATCTCGACGGTCACCGACTTCACCTGGAAACAGATGCTCGACATGTACACCTGCACCGAGTGCGGACGATGCCGCGAGTTCTGTCCGACCACCCTGACGCACAAACCCCTGCAGCCGGTGCTCTTCCTCAAGGCGGTCCGCGATCAGCTCTACAGCGAACAATCGGCGATTCTCGGCGCGCCCGGCGACGGCAGCCACCAGTCCGAGAACGAGCTGGTGCCGGCAATCGTCGATCCCGAGGTGATTTGGGCCTGTACCACCTGCCGGTGGTGTGAACGAGCGTGCCCGCTCGATATCACATACGTCGACAAGCTCGTCGAGATGCGGCGAAACCTGGTCCTCGAAAAGGCCGAGTTCCCCGAGGAAGCACAGCCCGCCTTCCGTGGCTACGAGGTCAACGGCAATCCCTGGCAGCTGCCTCCGGAAGAACGGGGCAACTGGGCCCAGGGTCTCGAGGTACCGCTGGCATCGGAAGCCGGAGGCGATTTCGAGTACCTCTTCTTTGTCGGTTCGCCGGGCAGTTACGATGATCACGGCAAAAAGGTCTCGGAAGCCTTGGTCAAGATCCTCAGGAAGGCCGGAGTCAAGATCGCCATCCTCGGGCCCGAAGAAGCATCGACGGGAGATGCGCCCCGCAGGCTCGGCAACGAGTACCTCTTCCAGGTGCTGGCCCAGCAGAACATCGAGACCATGAACGGCTACGGGATCAAGAAGATCGTCACCAACTGCCCCCACGCATTCAACACCCTGGCCCACGAGTACCCCGAGTTTGGCGGCGATTACGAGGTGGTTCACGGCACCCAGCTGGTAGCCGAGCTGGTACGAGCGGGCAGAGTGAAGTTGACTGGCAACCTCGATATCGATCTGGCATTCCACGATCCGTGCTACCTCGGTCGGACCAACGGCGAGTACGATGCTCCGCGCTTCCTGCTCAATGCCATCCCTGGAGTCAGGGTCCGTGAGGCCGAGCTCAACCGCGAGCGTTCAATGTGCTGTGGCGCGGGCGGCGGCCGCATGTGGTTGGAAGAAAAAATCGGCGAGCGCATCAACCAGACGCGTTTCTCCCAGCTGGAAGCCAGCGGCACCTCGGAGGTGGCGGTCGCCTGCCCCTACTGCTTCTCGATGCTTTCAGACGCTCAGAACGAGCTCGGCCGCGAGAGTGTTTCGACCTACGACGTCATCGAGCTGGTGGCCAAATCGCTCGACGGATAG
- a CDS encoding 6-carboxytetrahydropterin synthase, protein MSRWVVHSEASFDARHALTSYRGEPESSHTHRWKVAISVGVDALNDEGYALDFHQAHAILQASIEPLDGSDLNQHSEVGKPSPTAERVAAFLASQLAPAFGDIDGRLLTVSVWEGPANRVDLNLD, encoded by the coding sequence GTGAGCCGCTGGGTCGTCCACTCGGAAGCCTCGTTCGATGCACGCCACGCGTTGACCAGTTATCGAGGTGAACCTGAATCTTCCCACACGCATCGATGGAAGGTTGCGATTTCGGTTGGCGTAGACGCGTTGAACGACGAAGGCTACGCGCTCGACTTCCACCAAGCCCACGCGATCCTCCAGGCATCGATTGAACCTCTTGACGGCAGTGATCTCAATCAGCACTCGGAGGTCGGCAAACCCTCCCCAACGGCCGAAAGAGTCGCTGCGTTCCTCGCGAGCCAGCTTGCGCCTGCATTCGGAGACATCGATGGTCGACTCCTGACGGTCAGTGTCTGGGAAGGACCTGCAAATCGCGTCGATCTGAATCTCGACTGA
- a CDS encoding TIGR03960 family B12-binding radical SAM protein, producing the protein MKHSSPDTIRSALDHILPGVEKPTRYLGIERNLVRKPWDSVRVRVALAFPDAYEIGMSHQGTRILYHLVNRRDDALAERTFAPMPDMAEALRAADLPLFTLETYRSVAEFDIVGISLQSELNYVNIPYLLDLSRIARRAIERSQDEPIVIGGGPCTANPEPVADFFDAILIGDGEAALDEMLDTIRDGRASGSARDEILRRLAAVEGVYVPSLYRWFDATGGRPARWETGDGKPPFPVKRVWVDQLDAEDHPESVIVPFGDVIQDRLGMEIMRGCTQGCRFCQAGYWYRPVREHDPKVVRDRVQRQIAETGFEEVGLLSLSTADYSQVEPLVYNLAECLQDQRVSISLPSLRADAFSVGLAEAVSRVRKSGFTFAPETGSDRLRRVINKTFTNAEMVRAAEAAFGKGWSLIKIYAMIGLPTETDDDLEELARLAEEILSAGRRVTGGRKVQVKVSVGCFVPKAWTPFQWQPFAGIDELHRRIALLRQRFRKIRGARLTWSDPAEAALESLLSRGDRKLSSAIERAHDLGAVFDGWTDFANLEAWSQATEDAGVDVARELGERAISETLPWDIIDAGVRKGFLKGEWRRALREAQTEDCKWGRCYRCGIPGDGEDIRLAMTTLPVLGEALPEAESRLAAAYRLRPEPRIPPTPVDRKQLPVHRRYRFTFSKTGDARWLSHRQLMDTLERVIRAARLPVRFTEGFNPHIRLSMGPALPVGYEARAEVFDVDCTAPLRRQHLDHASSLLPEGVEILDARPLLPGAPKLGRLIAAAIYHIGPMAETEPWPVSEIDLDEEIRAGIRRWQLLDDGSLLVELNARQEDGPMLSVKKLLAALGVDDHLIARAPVIRQALVLESRGKSGGADSTTEQAAVS; encoded by the coding sequence GCATCGAACGCAACCTGGTGCGAAAGCCCTGGGATTCGGTCCGGGTGCGGGTGGCCCTCGCCTTTCCGGATGCGTATGAGATCGGGATGTCCCACCAGGGGACAAGAATCCTCTACCACCTCGTGAACCGCCGGGACGACGCCCTGGCCGAACGTACATTCGCGCCGATGCCAGACATGGCGGAGGCCCTTCGCGCGGCCGACCTGCCTCTTTTCACGCTCGAAACCTATCGATCGGTCGCGGAGTTCGATATCGTCGGCATTTCGTTGCAGTCCGAGCTCAACTACGTCAACATCCCCTATCTCTTGGACCTCTCGCGGATCGCTCGACGCGCGATCGAACGCAGCCAGGATGAACCCATCGTCATCGGCGGCGGTCCGTGCACCGCGAACCCCGAACCGGTCGCCGACTTCTTCGACGCCATCCTCATCGGAGATGGTGAAGCCGCGCTCGACGAGATGCTCGACACGATCCGGGACGGCCGCGCCAGCGGGTCGGCTCGCGACGAAATCCTCCGACGGCTCGCCGCCGTTGAAGGGGTCTACGTACCCAGCCTGTATCGCTGGTTCGACGCAACCGGAGGGCGGCCTGCCCGATGGGAGACCGGAGACGGCAAACCGCCGTTCCCGGTCAAGCGGGTGTGGGTCGACCAGCTCGACGCAGAGGACCATCCCGAGTCCGTCATCGTACCCTTCGGCGACGTCATCCAGGATCGGCTCGGCATGGAGATCATGCGTGGCTGTACCCAAGGTTGCCGCTTTTGCCAGGCCGGTTACTGGTATCGCCCGGTGCGCGAGCACGACCCCAAGGTCGTGAGAGATCGCGTGCAGCGCCAGATTGCCGAGACCGGATTCGAGGAGGTCGGCCTGCTCAGCCTCTCCACGGCCGACTACTCACAGGTCGAGCCACTGGTCTACAACCTGGCCGAGTGTCTCCAGGACCAGCGGGTGTCGATCAGCCTGCCGTCCCTTCGGGCCGACGCCTTTTCGGTGGGGCTCGCGGAGGCGGTCTCGCGGGTTCGAAAATCGGGCTTCACCTTCGCACCCGAAACCGGTTCCGACCGCCTCCGAAGGGTGATCAACAAAACCTTCACCAACGCCGAGATGGTACGAGCGGCAGAGGCAGCGTTCGGCAAAGGATGGTCGCTCATCAAAATCTACGCAATGATCGGTCTGCCAACCGAGACCGACGACGATCTCGAGGAGCTGGCGCGGCTGGCTGAGGAGATCCTTTCCGCCGGACGCCGCGTCACCGGAGGGCGCAAGGTGCAGGTCAAGGTATCGGTCGGATGCTTCGTGCCCAAGGCGTGGACCCCGTTCCAATGGCAGCCATTCGCTGGAATTGACGAGCTCCACCGTCGTATCGCCTTGCTCAGGCAACGCTTCCGAAAAATCCGGGGTGCGCGTCTCACGTGGTCGGACCCGGCGGAGGCAGCGCTCGAGTCGTTGCTTTCGCGCGGCGACCGCAAGCTATCATCCGCCATCGAACGCGCGCACGATCTGGGAGCCGTGTTCGACGGCTGGACGGATTTCGCCAACCTCGAGGCCTGGAGCCAGGCAACCGAAGATGCCGGGGTCGACGTCGCCCGTGAACTCGGGGAGCGCGCCATCTCCGAGACGTTGCCATGGGACATCATCGATGCCGGCGTTCGCAAGGGATTCCTCAAGGGCGAGTGGCGGCGCGCTCTTCGTGAAGCCCAAACCGAGGACTGCAAGTGGGGACGTTGCTACAGGTGCGGAATTCCCGGCGACGGAGAGGACATCCGGCTCGCCATGACCACTCTCCCGGTGCTCGGCGAGGCACTGCCCGAAGCGGAAAGTCGGTTGGCGGCCGCGTACCGCTTGCGGCCCGAACCACGGATCCCACCAACGCCGGTGGACCGAAAGCAGCTTCCGGTCCACCGGCGTTATCGGTTCACTTTCTCGAAAACTGGAGACGCGCGCTGGTTGTCCCACCGGCAACTGATGGACACTCTCGAACGGGTGATCCGCGCGGCGCGCCTTCCGGTCCGGTTCACTGAAGGCTTCAACCCTCATATTCGACTGTCTATGGGGCCGGCCCTGCCGGTCGGCTACGAGGCTCGGGCGGAGGTCTTCGACGTCGACTGTACGGCTCCGCTACGCAGGCAGCATCTAGACCACGCGAGCAGCCTGCTCCCTGAGGGGGTGGAGATCCTCGACGCGCGGCCCCTGCTCCCTGGAGCCCCAAAGCTGGGACGGTTGATCGCCGCGGCGATTTACCATATCGGTCCGATGGCTGAGACCGAACCCTGGCCGGTGTCGGAGATCGACCTCGACGAGGAGATCCGCGCCGGCATCCGCCGTTGGCAACTGCTCGACGACGGCAGCCTCCTGGTCGAGCTCAACGCCCGCCAGGAGGATGGGCCGATGCTTTCGGTCAAAAAACTCCTCGCAGCCCTCGGCGTCGACGATCACTTGATCGCACGGGCACCGGTCATCCGACAGGCTCTGGTGCTGGAGTCGCGCGGGAAGTCGGGCGGCGCGGATTCAACGACGGAACAGGCGGCCGTTTCGTGA